The Rattus rattus isolate New Zealand chromosome 1, Rrattus_CSIRO_v1, whole genome shotgun sequence genome includes a region encoding these proteins:
- the LOC116913095 gene encoding cytochrome c1, heme protein, mitochondrial isoform X1 — MAAAAASLRRSVLGPRGMGLPGASAPGLLGGARPRHLPLRTPQAVSLSSKSGPSRGRKVMLSALGMLAAGGAGLAVALHSAVSASDLELHPPSYPWSHRGLLSSLDHTSIRRGFQVYKQVCSSCHSMDYVAYRHLVGVCYTEEEAKALAEEVEVQDGPNEDGKMFMRPGKLSDYFPKPYPNPEAARAANNGALPPDLSYIVRARHGGEDYVFSLLTGYCEPPTGVSLREGLYFNPYFPGQAIGMAPPIYTEVLEYDDGTPATMSQVAKDVATFLRWASEPEHDHRKRMGLKMLLMMGLLLPLTYAMKRHKWSVLKSRKLAYRPPK; from the exons atggcggcggcggcggcttcGCTTCGCCGATCGGTGCTAGGCCCGCGGGGCATGGGGCTTCCAGGTGCAAGTGCTCCGGGCCTGCTGGGCGGCGCGCGGCCCCGGCATCTTCCATTACGGACACCGCAG GCAGTGTCCTTGTCCTCGAAGTCTGGCCCTTCTCGAGGCCGAAAGGTGATGCTGTCAGCGTTGGGCATGCTGGCAGCAGGGGGTGCAGGGCTAGCTGTGGCCCTTCATTCGGCGGTGAGTGCCAGTGACCTGGAGCTGCACCCCCCCAGCTACCCATGGTCTCACCgtggcctcctctcctccttggACCACACCAG CATTCGTAGGGGTTTCCAGGTATACAAGCAGGTGTGCTCTTCCTGCCACAGCATGGATTATGTGGCTTACCGCCACCTGGTGGGAGTGTGCTACACGGAGGAAGAAGCTAAGGCGCTGGCTGAGGAG GTGGAGGTCCAGGATGGCCCTAATGAGGATGGGAAGATGTTCATGCGGCCAGGGAAGCTGTCTGACTATTTTCCAAAACCATACCCCAACCCTGAGGCTGCAAGAGCTGCTAACAATGGAGCTTTACCCCCTGACCTCAGCTACATCGTTCGAGCAAG GCACGGTGGTGAGGACTATGTGTTTTCCTTGCTCACTGGCTACTGTGAACCTCCCACTGGGGTGTCATTGCGAGAAGGCCTCTATTTCAACCCTTACTTTCCTGGCCAGGCCATTGGCATGGCTCCTCCCATCTACACAGAAGTCTTGGAGTATGATGATG GTACCCCAGCTACCATGTCACAAGTAGCCAAGGATGTTGCCACCTTCCTTCGCTGGGCATCAGAGCCAGAGCATGACCATCGAAAACGCATGGGACTCAAG ATGTTGTTGATGATGGGCTTGCTGCTGCCCCTGACCTATGCCATGAAGCGGCATAAGTGGTCAGTCCTGAAGAGTCGAAAGCTGGCTTATCGGCCACCCAAGTGA
- the LOC116913095 gene encoding cytochrome c1, heme protein, mitochondrial isoform X2 yields the protein MLSALGMLAAGGAGLAVALHSAVSASDLELHPPSYPWSHRGLLSSLDHTSIRRGFQVYKQVCSSCHSMDYVAYRHLVGVCYTEEEAKALAEEVEVQDGPNEDGKMFMRPGKLSDYFPKPYPNPEAARAANNGALPPDLSYIVRARHGGEDYVFSLLTGYCEPPTGVSLREGLYFNPYFPGQAIGMAPPIYTEVLEYDDGTPATMSQVAKDVATFLRWASEPEHDHRKRMGLKMLLMMGLLLPLTYAMKRHKWSVLKSRKLAYRPPK from the exons ATGCTGTCAGCGTTGGGCATGCTGGCAGCAGGGGGTGCAGGGCTAGCTGTGGCCCTTCATTCGGCGGTGAGTGCCAGTGACCTGGAGCTGCACCCCCCCAGCTACCCATGGTCTCACCgtggcctcctctcctccttggACCACACCAG CATTCGTAGGGGTTTCCAGGTATACAAGCAGGTGTGCTCTTCCTGCCACAGCATGGATTATGTGGCTTACCGCCACCTGGTGGGAGTGTGCTACACGGAGGAAGAAGCTAAGGCGCTGGCTGAGGAG GTGGAGGTCCAGGATGGCCCTAATGAGGATGGGAAGATGTTCATGCGGCCAGGGAAGCTGTCTGACTATTTTCCAAAACCATACCCCAACCCTGAGGCTGCAAGAGCTGCTAACAATGGAGCTTTACCCCCTGACCTCAGCTACATCGTTCGAGCAAG GCACGGTGGTGAGGACTATGTGTTTTCCTTGCTCACTGGCTACTGTGAACCTCCCACTGGGGTGTCATTGCGAGAAGGCCTCTATTTCAACCCTTACTTTCCTGGCCAGGCCATTGGCATGGCTCCTCCCATCTACACAGAAGTCTTGGAGTATGATGATG GTACCCCAGCTACCATGTCACAAGTAGCCAAGGATGTTGCCACCTTCCTTCGCTGGGCATCAGAGCCAGAGCATGACCATCGAAAACGCATGGGACTCAAG ATGTTGTTGATGATGGGCTTGCTGCTGCCCCTGACCTATGCCATGAAGCGGCATAAGTGGTCAGTCCTGAAGAGTCGAAAGCTGGCTTATCGGCCACCCAAGTGA
- the Sharpin gene encoding sharpin: MSPPAGGAAAAADPASPVVLLAVQAAVRLLGAGHEDEAQLRKLQLKADPERPGRFRLGLLGIEPGAVSLEWPLESICYTIRGPNQHELQPPPGGPGAFSVHFLNSEEAQQWAALVRDATAEGQNGNDSTAPAPAPAMCPTSPPCSSVAPTPKATQPEMDLPQGSGNLKKEELATRLAQAIAGGDEKAAAQVAAILAQHHVALNVQLLEAWFPRGPIRLQVTVEDATSVLSSSSSAHVSLQIHPHCSIAALQEQVFSEFGFPPAVQRWVIGRCLCMPERSLASYGVSQDGDPAFLYLLSAPREVSGHSPQHSKMDRKLGCLFPQSLELPHNLQASSSSLPSPPQPGWSCPSCTFINASNRPGCEMCSTQRPCAWDPLTAAST, encoded by the exons ATGTCGCCGCCCGCTGGCGGTGCGGCAGCGGCTGCAGACCCTGCTTCACCTGTGGTGCTCCTGGCAGTGCAAGCCGCGGTGAGACTCCTGGGCGCCGGACATGAAGACGAAGCGCAGCTGCGGAAGCTGCAGTTGAAAGCCGACCCTGAGCGGCCTGGACGCTTCCGGCTGGGACTGTTAGGCATTGAGCCAGGGGCG GTCAGTTTAGAATGGCCCTTGGAGTCTATTTGCTATACCATTCGTGGGCCTAACCAACACGAGCTGCAGCCTCCACCTGGAGGTCCTGGAGCCTTCAGTGTGCACTTCCTCAACTCTGAGGAAGCACAGCAGTGGGCAGCACTGGTGCGAGATGCCACCGCAGAAGGACAAAATG GCAATGACAgcacagccccagccccagccccagccatgTGCCCCACTTCTCCACCATGTTCTTCTGTGGCTCCAACACCTAAAGCAACCCAACCTGAGATGGACCTTCCTCAAGGTTCTGGAAACTTGAAAAAAG AAGAGCTGGCTACACGCCTGGCCCAGGCCATTGCAGGTGGGGATGAGAAAGCAGCAGCCCAAGTGGCGGCAATCCTGGCACAGCATCATGTGGCTCTCAATGTCCAGCTCTTAGAGGCCTGGTTCCCACGGGGCCCCATAAG GCTGCAAGTCACAGTTGAAGATGCCACATCGGTTTTATCCTCTTCGTCGTCTGCCCATGTCTCACTGCAGATCCACCCACACTGTTCCATTGCAGCCCTCCAGGAACAG GTATTCTCAGAGTTCGGTTTCCCACCAGCTGTGCAGCGCTGGGTAATTGGCCGGTGCCTGTGTATGCCTGAACGAAGCCTTGCTTCCTATGGGGTCTCTCAAGATGGGGACCCTGCTTTTCTTTACTTGCTCTCGGCCCCCCGAGAAGTTTCAG GACACAGCCCTCAACACTCCAAGATGGATAGGAAATTAGGATGCTTGTTTCCTCAGTCATTGGAGCTGCCTCATAACCTCCAGGCATCCAGTTCCAGTCTCCCAAGTCCCCCTCAG CCTGGCTGGTCTTGCCCTTCCTGCACCTTCATCAATGCCTCAAACCGCCCTGGCTGTGAGATGTGTAGCACCCAAAGGCCCTGTGCTTGGGATCCCCTTACTGCAGCTTCCACCTAG
- the Maf1 gene encoding repressor of RNA polymerase III transcription MAF1 homolog isoform X1: MKLLENSSFEAINSQLTVETGDAHIIGRIESYSCKMAGDDKHMFKQFCQEGQPHVLEALSPPQTSGLSPSRLSKSQGGEDESPLSDKCSRKTLFYLIATLNESFRPDYDFSTARSHEFSREPSLRWVVNAVNCSLFSAVREDFKALKPQLWNAVDEEICLAECDIYSYNPDLDSDPFGEDGSLWSFNYFFYNKRLKRIVFFSCRSISGSTYTPSEAGNALDLELGAEEVDEESGGGGGEGRAEETSTMEEDRVPVICM, from the exons ATGAAGCTATTGGAGAACTCCAGCTTTGAGGCCATCAACTCACAGTTGACAGTGGAGACTGGAGATGCCCATATTATTGGCAG GATCGAAAGCTACTCCTGTAAGATGGCGGGCGACGATAAGCATATGTTTAAGCAGTTCTGCCAGGAGGGCCAGCCCCATGTGCTGGAGGCACTGTCCCCGCCCCAGACCTCAGGCCTCAGTCCCAGCAG ACTGAGCAAGAGCCAGGGTGGTGAGGATGAAAGTCCTCTAAGTGACAAGTGCAGTCGTAAGACCCTCTTCTATCTGATTGCCACCCTCAACGAGTCCTTCCGGCCAGACTATGACTTCAGCACAGCCAGAAGTCACGAATTCAGCCGGGAGCCAAGCCTCCGCTGG GTGGTAAATGCGGTCAACTGCAGCCTGTTTTCAGCTGTTCGGGAAGACTTCAAGGCCCTGAAGCCACAGCTGTGGAATGCAGTGGACGAGGAAATCTGCTTGGCTGAATGTGACATCTACAG CTATAACCCAGATCTAGACTCTGACCCCTTTGGGGAAGATGGAAGCCTCTGGTCATTCAACTACTTCTTCTACAACAAGCGACTTAAACGAATCGTCTTCTTTAGCTGCCGCTCCATCAG TGGCTCCACCTACACACCCTCAGAGGCAGGCAACGCACTGGACTTGGAACTGGGGGCAGAAGAGGTTGATGAAGAGAGTGGAGGTGGAGGCGGTGAGGGCAGGGCGGAGGAGACCAGCACCATGGAGGAAGACAG GGTTCCAGTGATATGTATGTGA
- the Maf1 gene encoding repressor of RNA polymerase III transcription MAF1 homolog isoform X3 — MKLLENSSFEAINSQLTVETGDAHIIGRIESYSCKMAGDDKHMFKQFCQEGQPHVLEALSPPQTSGLSPSRLSKSQGGEDESPLSDKCSRKTLFYLIATLNESFRPDYDFSTARSHEFSREPSLRWVVNAVNCSLFSAVREDFKALKPQLWNAVDEEICLAECDIYSYNPDLDSDPFGEDGSLWSFNYFFYNKRLKRIVFFSCRSIRVPVICM; from the exons ATGAAGCTATTGGAGAACTCCAGCTTTGAGGCCATCAACTCACAGTTGACAGTGGAGACTGGAGATGCCCATATTATTGGCAG GATCGAAAGCTACTCCTGTAAGATGGCGGGCGACGATAAGCATATGTTTAAGCAGTTCTGCCAGGAGGGCCAGCCCCATGTGCTGGAGGCACTGTCCCCGCCCCAGACCTCAGGCCTCAGTCCCAGCAG ACTGAGCAAGAGCCAGGGTGGTGAGGATGAAAGTCCTCTAAGTGACAAGTGCAGTCGTAAGACCCTCTTCTATCTGATTGCCACCCTCAACGAGTCCTTCCGGCCAGACTATGACTTCAGCACAGCCAGAAGTCACGAATTCAGCCGGGAGCCAAGCCTCCGCTGG GTGGTAAATGCGGTCAACTGCAGCCTGTTTTCAGCTGTTCGGGAAGACTTCAAGGCCCTGAAGCCACAGCTGTGGAATGCAGTGGACGAGGAAATCTGCTTGGCTGAATGTGACATCTACAG CTATAACCCAGATCTAGACTCTGACCCCTTTGGGGAAGATGGAAGCCTCTGGTCATTCAACTACTTCTTCTACAACAAGCGACTTAAACGAATCGTCTTCTTTAGCTGCCGCTCCATCAG GGTTCCAGTGATATGTATGTGA
- the Maf1 gene encoding repressor of RNA polymerase III transcription MAF1 homolog isoform X2, with product MPILLAACFMALPASFRIESYSCKMAGDDKHMFKQFCQEGQPHVLEALSPPQTSGLSPSRLSKSQGGEDESPLSDKCSRKTLFYLIATLNESFRPDYDFSTARSHEFSREPSLRWVVNAVNCSLFSAVREDFKALKPQLWNAVDEEICLAECDIYSYNPDLDSDPFGEDGSLWSFNYFFYNKRLKRIVFFSCRSISGSTYTPSEAGNALDLELGAEEVDEESGGGGGEGRAEETSTMEEDRVPVICM from the exons ATGCCCATATTATTGGCAG CATGTTTCATGGCCCTGCCTGCGTCTTTTAGGATCGAAAGCTACTCCTGTAAGATGGCGGGCGACGATAAGCATATGTTTAAGCAGTTCTGCCAGGAGGGCCAGCCCCATGTGCTGGAGGCACTGTCCCCGCCCCAGACCTCAGGCCTCAGTCCCAGCAG ACTGAGCAAGAGCCAGGGTGGTGAGGATGAAAGTCCTCTAAGTGACAAGTGCAGTCGTAAGACCCTCTTCTATCTGATTGCCACCCTCAACGAGTCCTTCCGGCCAGACTATGACTTCAGCACAGCCAGAAGTCACGAATTCAGCCGGGAGCCAAGCCTCCGCTGG GTGGTAAATGCGGTCAACTGCAGCCTGTTTTCAGCTGTTCGGGAAGACTTCAAGGCCCTGAAGCCACAGCTGTGGAATGCAGTGGACGAGGAAATCTGCTTGGCTGAATGTGACATCTACAG CTATAACCCAGATCTAGACTCTGACCCCTTTGGGGAAGATGGAAGCCTCTGGTCATTCAACTACTTCTTCTACAACAAGCGACTTAAACGAATCGTCTTCTTTAGCTGCCGCTCCATCAG TGGCTCCACCTACACACCCTCAGAGGCAGGCAACGCACTGGACTTGGAACTGGGGGCAGAAGAGGTTGATGAAGAGAGTGGAGGTGGAGGCGGTGAGGGCAGGGCGGAGGAGACCAGCACCATGGAGGAAGACAG GGTTCCAGTGATATGTATGTGA
- the Wdr97 gene encoding WD repeat-containing protein 97 — protein sequence MEDKILDTILRSEIDSLAVDLADFYDQDIYDIPDPGVLIEKNELGLLGGPEVPQLFTNSQRWRSMSLRSRARLLWLHLRAYLHDIVEKEKRAELRVARMTHGLEPLRRLEVETGLCSVAQDPAGERFMVLDGDGYLHQHTKDGWEQAKLKPPVVLNGLATVSGPLGELGRFVGWGPAGLSILGEDFRLLWLSQPRVRKSPDQEPFCCLPVPTLGLLIVAQMGGSLELWKFRSGGRRLVPCGSPLQPPPSLAGSLKCLALGLDSDHCSWHCFAAYGSAVLTFDLDDWALINVSEDLHKTIISDLDYCEEIFAMVTASRDSTVKVWEADWQIRMVFVGHTGPVTAMMVLPNSTLAVSASQDGTIRTWDLQAEAQVGEVALDYWTEGIISEKVSRLLAPASPGWPVLSLCSKSIGLWRVRILYSPLAQLSAPVLHIQVAPVLPAPTEPSLPARLVCACADGSVYLVSATTGRTVSSLLLEPEDCAAGVVYCLSREALWVLTRSGHLVRANAARCPMVVVHRLRPPLPPAPQPCCLHLYSHLTDPQSAFACWEMMRENQGDMLRSAIAWAWKNKNRFLPVMGHSDGTLSVLDWRTSTTIFVTEAHSPGPVTAIGSTWNSIVTSGADLTVKMWRVFPYAEECLSLLRTFSCCHPVVMLCVLGKRITVGFEDPESATYGLVQFGLGDKMRCDHRPQDDPMDHITGLCCCPTLKIYACSSLDCTIRIWTRENLLLRLLQLDGPPQALAFSSNNGDLVFSLGARLYTVSYKTYLPTSYLVKKLCLKTTDVVNDPPLPLTSKKPLTSSQLQRLASLHGAASLSVALPFGYYKTPILQQPVLKEDLEDIIARDQDLQELRQGLVVPAARPPLSPKQRDEAFDNYLHLIYGSELMMDGISERESSQWGTAAPSTEKESPDMEIQPGTAASVGQAALSIDVQAASPPSAPQTPRAPGRRFARPPRVSLPIPPTHRKVHSRASQLLARSSLSYELGLGLDLQVQWDQFGVKTTDLDKSIDYMKNRVPLLLPRRPAEPLSKLTGFFPATVKPYKLLSRPIQFPGCVPNSVVLRQMWLQAEVNCLGSLEELGSQSKFKSSGSDDDKWLKRRKRSSGRWRTKLFGLLRLTRRKTGAEEGEEQEEEEEEVEVEYISSSGASDMEPERWEPDTESTTDLISKFYNETSKSKGYSHPRHSLLEDRYGHLPKFLHYFVVQNWFKKLFPIFTLEAYPEMGTIEGLFSMLLDFLLQATWDDRVNILNGLLRLLPDVSGNLRIRLQAKLLYLLNQDDPPKLQDRTQKEFVMLALQLLMACSLDVLDVILEIISYYLYSPASCREELKNLLEGMGLYDPDGLLFKEIMTWVEDLKLESKEMIRAQCQQKLEAIFLQMQNLEQSTVGIFVEPSRQASQTSLISGATLPALSTSWTFSQASEMSSPFQESLMSSVPSPSAPMEPIELTDSVGFPELPATSTNAHLRIQKTKKALADMLQNFCLEESAYAAGPGAPRRESSLAQSPWSHLQMVDMFPIDMLNLFCERLRALQKRSLVVEEEEEEEEEKEHLPESLRDQPRPNVVLRPPRERWLYPILRLQEAKTRGFSVSLRDRKTRRKKLTPGSSIRMLKLPLPRVNLQPFPPGWPTPPRALPPLLLQPTLQRYFLFRNTDPAAYR from the exons ATGGAGGACAAGATATTGGACACAATCCTCCGTTCAGAGATTGACAGCTTGGCAGTGGATTTAGCAGACTTTTATGATCAGGACATCTATGATATCCCAGATCCCGGGGTGCTTATAGAAAAGAATG AATTGGGTCTGTTGGGAGGACCAGAGGTACCACAGCTCTTTACCAATAGCCAGAGGTGGCGGAGTATGTCACTGCGTTCCCGTGCCAGACTGCTGTGGCTACACCTACGTGCATACCTCCATGACATTGTGGAAAAG GAGaagagggcagagctgagggtTGCACGCATGACACATGGGCTGGAGCCACTGCGTCGCCTCGAGGTGGAAACTGGACTGTGCTCCGTAGCGCAGGATCCAGCGGGTGAACGCTTCATGGTACTAGATGGTGACGGTTACCTGCACCAGCATACCAAGGATGGCTGGGAGCAGGCAAAGCTGAAGCCTCCTGTTGTGCTTAATGGGCTAGCGACTGTGTCTGGCCCTCTGGGAGAATTAGGCCGATTTGTCGGCTGGGGCCCAGCTGGACTAAGCATATTAGGGGAAGACTTCCGCCTGCTCTGGCTGAGCCAGCCACGGGTGAGGAAGTCACCGGACCAGGAGCCTTTTTGCTGCTTACCAGTTCCCACCCTGGGTCTGTTGATTGTGGCCCAGATGGGTGGCAGCCTGGAGCTCTGGAAGTTCCGTTCGGGTGGTCGCCGCCTGGTACCCTGTGGTTCACCTTTGCAGCCACCACCCAGCTTGGCTGGCTCGCTCAAGTGTCTGGCCCTAGGGCTGGACTCTGACCACTGCAGTTGGCATTGCTTTGCTGCCTATGGCTCGGCGGTGCTCACTTTTGACCTGGACGACTGGGCTCTCATAAACGTTAGCGAGGATCTGCATAAAAC CATCATCTCAGATCTGGATTACTGTGAGGAGATATTCGCTATGGTGACAGCTTCCCGGGATAGTACTGTGAAAGTGTGGGAAGCTGACTGGCAGATCCGGATGGTGTTTGTAGGACACACAG GCCCAGTGACAGCTATGATGGTGCTTCCAAACAGCACGCTGGCAGTGTCTGCCTCACAGGACGGGACAATTCGCACATGGGACTTGCAGGCCGAAGCTCAGGTGGGAGAGGTTGCTCTGGATTACTGGACCGAAGGCATAATCTCTGAGAAAGTGAGCCGTTTGCTGGCTCCTGCAAGTCCTGGCTGGCCGGTGCTCTCTCTCTGCTCAAAAAGCATAGGGCTCTGGCGTGTGCGTATCCTCTATTCACCATTAGCACAGCTTTCCGCACCAGTGCTCCACATACAGGTGGCGCCAGTGCTGCCAGCACCAACGGAGCCATCTCTGCCTGCTCGCCTTGTATGCGCCTGCGCAGATGGGTCGGTCTACCTGGTGTCAGCTACTACAGGACGAACTGTGAGTTCACTTCTGCTGGAGCCGGAAGACTGTGCTGCTGGGGTGGTTTATTGTTTGTCTCGAGAAGCATTGTGGGTGCTAACACGCTCAGGGCACCTAGTGCGCGCCAACGCTGCACGCTGCCCCATGGTGGTGGTACACCGCCTGCGCCCACCTCTACCCCCAGCGCCGCAGCCTTGCTGCCTGCACCTCTACAGTCATCTTACAGACCCTCAGAGTGCATTCGCTTGCTGGGAGATGATGCGCGAGAATCAGGGTGACATGCTCCGCAGTGCCATTGCCTGGGCCTGGAAAAATAAGAATAG GTTTCTACCAGTGATGGGGCACTCAGATGGCACACTGTCTGTGTTGGATTGGCGCACATCAACGACAATCTTTGTCACAGAAGCGCACAGCCCAGGGCCAGTGACTGCTATTGGGTCCACCTGGAACAGCATTGTGACTTCAG GTGCCGATCTGACAGTAAAGATGTGGCGCGTGTTCCCCTATGCTGAGGAGTGCCTGAGCCTGCTACGCACCTTTTCCTGCTGCCATCCGGTGGTAATGCTCTGTGTCCTGGGGAAGCGCATCACTGTAGGCTTCGAGGATCCAGAGAGTGCCACCTATGGCCTGGTGCAGTTTGGCCTGGGTGACAAAATGCGGTGTGACCACCGGCCACAGGATGACCCTATGGATCATATCACCG GCCTGTGCTGCTGCCCCACCCTTAAGATATATGCCTGCTCTAGCCTGGACTGCACCATCCGAATCTGGACCAGGGAGAATCTCCTGTTACG GCTCCTGCAGCTCGACGGTCCCCCTCAGGCCCTGGCCTTCTCCAGCAATAATGGAGACCTGGTCTTCTCACTAGGCGCCCGCCTCTACACAGTGTCCTATAAGACCTACTTACCTACATCCTACCTAGTTAAG AAATTGTGTCTGAAGACCACTGATGTGGTAAATGACCCTCCGCTGCCACTGACCAGCAAGAAGCCACTGACATCCAGCCAGTTGCAGAGGCTTGCCAGTCTACATGGAGCAGCCAGCTTAAG TGTGGCCCTGCCCTTCGGTTATTACAAGACACCAATACTTCAGCAGCCAGTGTTGAAAGAG GACTTGGAGGATATCATAGCCCGGGATCAAGACCTTCAAGAACTGAGGCAAGGGCTGGTGGTTCCGGCAGCTCGGCCCCCACTCTCCCCGAAGCAGCGCGATGAAGCCTTTGACAATTACTTGCATCTGATCTATGGGTCTGAACTGATGATG GATGGAATTTCTGAAAGGGAGTCCTCACAGTGGGGCACTGCAGCCCCAAGCACAGAGAAGGAGTCACCGGACATGGAAATCCAGCCTGGGACTGCCGCCAGTGTTGGGCAGGCTGCACTTAGCATTGATGTTCAGGCAGCatccccaccctcagccccacaaACCCCAAGAGCTCCGGGAAGGCGCTTTGCCCGCCCTCCTCGAGTCTCCTTACCCATTCCACCCACCCACCGGAAGGTGCATAGCCGGGCATCCCAG CTTCTAGCGCGTTCCTCGCTGAGCTATGAGCTGGGCCTCGGCTTGGATCTGCAGGTGCAGTGGGATCAGTTTGGAGTTAAGACCACGGACCTGGACAAATCAATCGACTATATGAAGAATAGG GTTCCACTGTTGCTGCCAAGAAGGCCCGCAGAGCCTCTCTCAAAGCTCACGGGCTTCTTTCCTGCCACCGTAAAACCCTACAAG CTACTCTCTAGGCCCATCCAGTTTCCTGGCTGTGTGCCCAACTCCGTGGTACTGCGGCAAATGTGGTTGCAAGCAGAGGTCAACTGTCTTGGTTCCCTGGAAGAACTTGGTTCCCAGAGCAAATTCAAG TCCTCCGGAAGCGACGACGACAAGTGGTTAAAGCGCCGGAAGCGTTCTTCTGGCAGGTGGCGAACTAAACTGTTCGGTTTGCTCCGGCTGACAAGGAGGAAAACAGGAGCCGAGGAaggggaggaacaggaagaggaagaagaggaggtggaggtggagtaCATCTCCTCTTCCGGAGCTTCTGATATGGAGCCAGAACGCTGGGAACCAGACACGGAA AGCACCACAGATTTGATCTCAAAATTTTACAATGAAACCTCCAAGTCTAAGGGCTACTCTCATCCCCGACACTCACTCTTGGAAGATCGCTATGGGCATTTGCCCAAGTTCCTGCACTATTTCGTTGTCCAGAACTGGTTCAAGAAACTGTTCCCTATCTTTACCCTGGAG GCCTATCCAGAGATGGGCACAATTGAGGGCTTGTTCTCCATGTTATTGGACTTCCTGTTACAAGCGACCTGGGACGACCGAGTGAACATTCTAAATGGCCTGCTGAGGTTGTTGCCTGATGTAAGTGGCAACCTCCGAATCAGGCTGCAGGCCAAACTCTTGTACTTACTCAACCAAGATGATCCCCCCAAGCTCCAG GACCGGACTCAGAAGGAGTTTGTGATGCTGGCGCTGCAGTTGCTCATGGCCTGCAGCCTGGATGTCCTTGATGTGATATTGGAAATTATATCCTACTACCTGTACTCTCCAGCCAGCTGCCG GGAAGAACTCAAGAATTTGCTGGAGGGGATGGGACTCTATGACCCAGATGGCTTACTGTTCAAGGAAATTATGACCTGGGTTGAGGACTTGAAACTTGAATCCAAGGAAATGATACGCGCGCAGTGTCaacagaagcttgaagcaatttTTCTCCAG ATGCAAAACTTGGAGCAGTCCACAGTCGGCATTTTTGTGGAGCCTTCCAGACAGGCCTCACAAACCTCCCTCATTTCTGGAGCAACCTTGCCTGCCTTGAGCACCTCTTGGACATTCTCACAAGCATCAGAAATGTCCTCGCCTTTTCAAGAGTCATTGATGTCGTCCGTGCCTTCACCTTCGGCGCCTATGGAACCTATAGAGCTGACGGACTCTGTGGGATTCCCAGAACTCCCTGCCACAAGCACAAATGCGCATTTGCGTATCCAGAAAACCAAGAAGGCACTTGCTGATATGCTGCAGAACTTCTGCCTCGAGGAGTCTGCGTATGCTGCTGGGCCTGGTGCGCCAAGAAGAGAGTCCTCGCTGGCGCAGTCACCGTGGTCACACCTTCAGATGGTGGACATGTTTCCTATAGATATGCTTAATCTCTTCTGTGAGAGGCTGCGGGCACTGCAGAAGCGATCactggtggtggaggaggaggaggaggaggaggaggagaaggagcaccTACCAGAATCACTCAGAGACCAGCCAAGGCCCAACGTTGTGTTGCGGCCACCCCGGGAACGCTG GCTCTATCCGATCCTCCGTCTGCAGGAGGCCAAGACACGAGGCTTTAGTGTGAGTCTCAGGG ATCGCAAGACGCGGAGGAAGAAGCTAACTCCTGGCAGTTCTATCCGAATGCTGAAGCTGCCATTGCCACGAGTGAACTTACAGCCCTTTCCCCCAGGCTGGCCTACACCCCCACGGGCACTGCCCCCGCTCCTCCTTCAGCCTACACTTCAACGTTACTTTCTGTTCCGAAATACAGACCCTGCTGCCTACAGATGA